The Candidatus Flexicrinis affinis genome has a segment encoding these proteins:
- a CDS encoding amidohydrolase family protein, protein MLHKPSPVFDDLMTQIERIPVVDCHEHMAGPGYMFRGTEPIAALLGDYYWHDLLSAGAERSVVAMLRDNSVPTEQKWSLFEPIWRKTEFTAYARVTRMVMRDVYGVSEMSLSGLRRVAEQLPQRTEQTYWAHLDNANIRVVLADALGWKPGDFGAFLSGEQTFPDRWRAFIPLPLFHTLSHHDTDAKDWAGVQRIGGWADRHITSLDEYLEAVYTVLQRAQARGAIGLKDQCAYNRSLHYEVVPRSDAERIFNKLMADPRTVFGWPDSKPLDDYLFHQFMRFARELDMPVQIHTGHMAGIYNRVDRANVQLFATVLELHQDVRFDLFHGNWPYDGDILFLTKNYPNVRLDLCWLYIIDPINAIEMLKRSIVSIPHSKIHAFGGDFQDHPEFSVASLKIAQEVVTIALSELVETRWLTIEDAQRIAADWFFHNPNEFFRLGLEF, encoded by the coding sequence ATGCTGCATAAACCGTCACCCGTATTTGACGATCTCATGACGCAAATCGAAAGGATACCGGTCGTCGACTGCCACGAACACATGGCAGGCCCCGGCTACATGTTTAGAGGTACGGAACCAATTGCGGCTCTGCTCGGGGACTACTACTGGCATGATCTGCTCTCGGCCGGCGCCGAACGTAGTGTCGTGGCGATGCTCCGCGATAACAGCGTTCCGACCGAGCAGAAATGGTCGTTATTCGAGCCGATATGGCGCAAAACCGAATTCACCGCGTATGCGCGCGTGACGCGTATGGTAATGCGCGATGTCTATGGTGTCAGCGAAATGAGTCTGTCAGGGCTTCGGCGTGTCGCAGAGCAGTTGCCGCAACGCACCGAGCAGACCTATTGGGCGCACCTCGACAATGCCAATATCCGGGTCGTGCTTGCCGACGCATTAGGATGGAAACCGGGGGACTTCGGAGCTTTCTTGAGTGGGGAGCAGACCTTCCCCGACCGCTGGCGCGCGTTCATACCGCTGCCGCTCTTCCACACGTTGAGCCATCACGATACCGACGCCAAGGACTGGGCCGGTGTGCAGCGCATCGGCGGGTGGGCGGACCGGCACATCACGTCACTCGACGAGTACCTCGAAGCGGTCTACACCGTTCTTCAGCGCGCGCAGGCTCGCGGAGCCATCGGGCTTAAGGACCAGTGTGCATACAACAGATCGCTCCACTACGAAGTCGTCCCGCGCAGCGACGCCGAGCGGATCTTCAACAAGTTGATGGCAGATCCACGTACGGTGTTCGGCTGGCCCGACTCTAAACCATTGGACGACTACCTGTTTCATCAGTTCATGCGATTCGCGCGCGAGCTTGACATGCCGGTCCAAATCCATACCGGCCACATGGCGGGGATCTATAATCGGGTCGACCGCGCGAACGTGCAGTTGTTCGCGACCGTGCTTGAACTGCATCAGGACGTAAGATTCGACCTCTTCCACGGCAACTGGCCCTACGACGGCGATATCCTGTTCTTGACCAAGAACTATCCGAATGTCCGGCTTGATCTGTGCTGGCTCTACATCATCGACCCGATCAACGCGATCGAAATGCTCAAACGCAGCATCGTCTCCATTCCGCATTCGAAGATCCACGCCTTCGGTGGCGACTTCCAAGATCATCCGGAGTTCAGCGTAGCCAGCCTGAAGATTGCGCAAGAGGTCGTGACAATCGCCTTGTCCGAGCTGGTCGAGACACGTTGGCTCACTATCGAAGACGCCCAGCGGATCGCGGCAGACTGGTTCTTCCACAATCCCAACGAATTCTTCCGGCTTGGCCTAGAGTTCTGA
- the glpK gene encoding glycerol kinase GlpK, whose translation MTQKFILGIDQGTTGTFVGLMDEAGSFAANSYRTHRQIYPRPGYIEHDPVELWRNVVDQVNEVMTRAGVGSGAIAGIGIANQGESVVLWDAATGTPLYNVIVWQDTRTQESLAPLAADVDIARYVHETTGLRIDAYFSASKIRWLLENVDGVTECLSRGSLRCGTLDTWIIWNLTDGQAYRTDPSTASRTLLFDIHRAIWDDKLLQLFNVPADILPEVVPTTATFGYVQHAAVACRGVPIVTSIVDQPAAMAGHACLDSGMVKATYGTGCFINMNTSDSAVDSPSGLLTMLAWTRNTKTTYGLDGGVLTAGSTLKWLSDKLRFTASPDQIDDLVAGGVDKSPLWIPAQIGLGPPYWARMMRGAWLGIGLETRPADLIYAVLEGIALRVVQIVQTMERDANLTMPSLRVDGGLTHSYALMQLQADLLGRPVEVLADTQATVRGVSSLAARQVGMWTDDHQIGLHAQAARTFEPSISADHREARLNRFARAIDHVIALGQL comes from the coding sequence GTGACGCAGAAATTCATCCTCGGGATTGATCAGGGAACAACAGGCACATTTGTTGGGCTCATGGATGAAGCGGGGAGTTTTGCTGCGAATTCGTACCGTACGCACCGCCAGATCTATCCGCGACCCGGGTACATTGAGCACGATCCCGTTGAACTTTGGCGCAACGTGGTCGACCAGGTCAACGAGGTCATGACAAGGGCCGGTGTCGGTTCCGGTGCGATTGCCGGCATCGGCATCGCCAATCAAGGCGAGAGCGTGGTGCTGTGGGATGCGGCGACTGGCACGCCGCTCTACAACGTGATCGTGTGGCAAGACACACGCACGCAGGAGTCGCTCGCCCCGCTTGCCGCAGATGTCGATATCGCACGCTACGTACACGAGACCACGGGCTTGCGGATTGACGCGTATTTTTCGGCCAGCAAGATACGCTGGCTGCTTGAGAATGTGGATGGTGTCACGGAATGTCTCAGCCGCGGGTCGCTCAGGTGCGGCACACTCGACACGTGGATCATTTGGAATCTCACTGACGGCCAGGCGTATCGGACCGATCCCTCCACCGCCTCTCGCACGCTGCTGTTCGATATTCATAGAGCAATCTGGGACGACAAACTGCTGCAGTTGTTCAATGTCCCAGCCGACATCCTGCCTGAAGTCGTCCCGACTACTGCGACATTTGGCTATGTTCAGCACGCCGCCGTTGCCTGTCGTGGCGTCCCGATCGTCACCAGCATCGTCGACCAACCTGCGGCGATGGCGGGTCACGCCTGTCTGGATTCCGGAATGGTCAAGGCAACCTACGGCACGGGCTGCTTCATCAATATGAATACGTCCGACTCCGCGGTCGACAGCCCTTCGGGTCTATTGACGATGCTTGCGTGGACCCGCAATACCAAGACGACCTACGGTCTCGACGGTGGCGTTCTGACCGCCGGGTCTACGCTGAAGTGGTTGAGCGACAAATTGCGCTTCACGGCGTCACCCGATCAAATCGACGATCTAGTCGCTGGAGGTGTGGATAAATCACCCTTGTGGATTCCCGCGCAAATCGGGCTCGGTCCTCCTTACTGGGCACGCATGATGCGCGGGGCTTGGCTCGGAATCGGTCTGGAAACTCGCCCCGCCGATCTGATCTACGCGGTGCTTGAGGGCATCGCATTGAGAGTTGTGCAGATCGTGCAGACCATGGAACGGGATGCCAATCTCACCATGCCTAGCTTGCGTGTCGACGGCGGTTTGACCCACAGTTATGCACTCATGCAGCTTCAGGCCGACCTGCTCGGACGACCGGTTGAAGTGCTCGCGGATACGCAGGCGACGGTCCGTGGAGTCAGCTCGCTCGCCGCGCGACAGGTCGGCATGTGGACCGATGACCATCAGATCGGCTTGCATGCGCAGGCCGCCCGCACCTTCGAACCATCGATCTCAGCGGACCACCGCGAAGCGCGACTGAACCGCTTTGCACGCGCCATTGATCATGTGATCGCATTGGGGCAGCTGTGA
- a CDS encoding carbohydrate ABC transporter permease, whose protein sequence is MSAKTIESVTTETTAHPDRNLRPLGFTVLALVISLVSVVPLIWVVSTSLKTGAEVTAAPLALPTALNWDNYPRAWEQGRFGTYFVNSVVVSAVVVIGVLVLSLMAAYAFALMKFRGRTLLFVYFLVGLTIPLSVLVIPIFYQMLELKLLSTLWALILPQIATGLPFGILLLRSFIRDIPSEILDAARVDGCSRIRMLLHIVTPLTRPALLSLLIFNFMWSWNQFMLPSFLIQQDSMRTLPAGLRFFIGRYSNDIPLLMAGATISFLPILIVYVIFQRQFIQGISAGALSGQ, encoded by the coding sequence ATGAGTGCGAAAACGATTGAGTCGGTGACGACCGAAACCACCGCACACCCTGACCGCAACCTCAGGCCTTTGGGCTTCACCGTGCTGGCGCTGGTCATCTCGCTGGTTTCAGTCGTGCCGCTGATTTGGGTCGTCTCCACGTCGTTGAAAACTGGCGCCGAGGTCACTGCTGCTCCGCTGGCGCTACCGACGGCCCTGAATTGGGACAACTACCCGAGGGCGTGGGAGCAGGGCCGCTTTGGAACGTACTTTGTCAACAGTGTTGTCGTATCCGCCGTGGTGGTTATCGGAGTTCTCGTGCTTTCGCTGATGGCCGCCTATGCCTTTGCGTTGATGAAGTTTCGCGGACGAACGCTGCTGTTCGTCTATTTTCTGGTTGGCCTGACCATCCCGCTAAGCGTTCTCGTTATCCCGATCTTCTATCAGATGCTGGAACTCAAGTTGTTGAGCACGCTTTGGGCGCTGATCCTGCCCCAAATCGCGACGGGGCTTCCGTTCGGGATTCTGCTTCTCCGCAGCTTCATCCGGGATATTCCCAGCGAAATTCTGGATGCCGCACGGGTGGACGGGTGCAGCAGGATTCGCATGCTTCTCCATATCGTGACGCCACTCACAAGACCTGCCTTGCTGTCGCTGCTGATCTTCAACTTCATGTGGAGCTGGAATCAGTTCATGTTGCCGTCGTTCCTGATCCAGCAGGATTCGATGCGGACGCTTCCCGCCGGGCTTCGGTTCTTCATCGGGCGCTACAGCAATGACATTCCGCTGCTGATGGCCGGGGCTACGATCAGCTTCTTACCGATCCTCATCGTCTATGTCATCTTCCAGCGGCAGTTCATTCAAGGAATCTCCGCTGGCGCGCTAAGCGGTCAGTGA
- a CDS encoding FAD-dependent oxidoreductase — MRRVDALVIGGGPSGLAAAIAMRRNGISNVVVIEREHEAGGVPRHCHHTGFGIRDLRRVMRGPGYAKRYVELAEKAGVQIVTDTMVTGWSGADSVQTTSPTGLETYAADAIVLATGCRERPRSARLVAGSRPAGVFTTGALQQWVYLHSHPIGTRAVVVGAEHVSFSAVMTLKHAGVDVAAVITEHPFHQSIWPYTLITTTRWRVPVLTNTALQAIHGRHRVESVEVIDAAGASRSIPCDTVVFTGDWVPDYELAASGNVRLEGANRAPEVDTSLRTSTQGVFAIGNLVHPAETADLAALTGRFVAQHVRKYLEAGHWRGQEEVRIETSDAIQWVSPQVIDTTSPSAPNRMLSLRVNRVLEGATISIIHDGRSLWRRRYRRLVPNLPIHVPGSFLSAVRSGDTIRLEVGIR, encoded by the coding sequence ATGAGACGCGTTGATGCGCTGGTCATCGGTGGTGGTCCATCAGGCCTTGCTGCGGCAATCGCGATGCGAAGGAACGGGATCAGTAACGTCGTGGTGATCGAACGGGAACATGAGGCCGGTGGCGTCCCACGCCACTGCCATCATACCGGCTTTGGTATACGCGATCTGCGGCGCGTCATGAGGGGTCCAGGCTACGCCAAGAGATACGTCGAGCTGGCCGAGAAGGCAGGTGTGCAGATCGTCACCGACACGATGGTGACCGGATGGTCCGGTGCGGACTCGGTGCAGACCACATCGCCGACAGGCCTTGAAACGTACGCAGCGGACGCGATCGTATTGGCGACGGGATGCCGCGAACGTCCGCGGTCGGCGCGGCTTGTCGCCGGATCGCGGCCCGCGGGCGTCTTTACGACCGGCGCGCTGCAGCAGTGGGTGTATCTGCACAGTCACCCAATTGGAACACGTGCCGTCGTCGTCGGCGCCGAACATGTGAGCTTCTCAGCCGTGATGACGCTCAAGCACGCAGGCGTGGATGTTGCCGCCGTGATTACGGAGCATCCGTTTCACCAGTCAATCTGGCCATACACTCTGATCACAACGACGCGCTGGCGGGTACCTGTGCTAACCAATACTGCGCTCCAGGCTATCCACGGCCGGCACCGTGTAGAGAGCGTCGAGGTCATAGACGCCGCTGGCGCCAGTCGCAGCATCCCCTGCGACACGGTCGTGTTCACCGGCGACTGGGTGCCCGACTACGAGTTAGCGGCCAGTGGAAATGTTCGACTGGAAGGTGCGAATCGCGCGCCCGAAGTCGACACGAGCCTGCGCACGTCCACACAGGGAGTCTTTGCGATAGGTAACCTCGTCCATCCCGCCGAGACCGCCGATTTGGCGGCACTCACCGGCCGCTTCGTCGCGCAACACGTCCGCAAGTACCTGGAGGCCGGACATTGGCGAGGTCAAGAGGAGGTGCGGATCGAGACGTCAGATGCGATTCAGTGGGTCAGTCCTCAGGTGATCGACACCACGTCGCCCAGCGCGCCGAACAGAATGCTGAGTCTGCGCGTAAATCGCGTGCTTGAGGGAGCCACGATTTCAATCATCCATGACGGTAGGTCGCTCTGGCGGCGTCGGTACCGGCGCTTGGTCCCCAATTTGCCTATCCACGTTCCCGGATCGTTTCTCAGCGCAGTCC
- a CDS encoding carbohydrate ABC transporter substrate-binding protein has translation MSKRTRTAARLLLIAIVALVVASISPFAQGEAITLQFWFLSSGPENLAQMERAVDRFEALNPNVTVEITPYTFDEMVRTLPLALNGGTGPDVLYVNPLSQGQDRYAQAGHLVDLTEIAEERGWLDRFPEETVAYNNKGTPGHIFGMPYATNTIGVYYNKEIFAELGLEIPTTLEEFEALMQTVKDAGYEPVSVGGRTGWPLEHVWSQLSHTNAPLELFAGLESLSLDASYTDPRIVESAERFGSWCSSGFFNQGALATSYQEANDLFINREVVMNIGGSWAAVNFEQADFEVGFFPTPQMNPDLPWNGGGQAPANNLTVTVYANHPDWAIELIDYLLSEDNMRTFFSEGMLVVYQFDEVPEPQTQLQREMYEGMAIRGPGYYMGVVNAEVGSAIFAQLQELCGGTVTAQEAMENIQAVYDEQAQLAAEEAGS, from the coding sequence ATGAGCAAGCGCACACGTACCGCAGCAAGGTTGCTCCTTATTGCAATTGTCGCCTTAGTCGTCGCCAGCATAAGCCCGTTCGCTCAGGGTGAAGCGATCACGCTCCAGTTCTGGTTCCTCTCAAGCGGACCTGAGAACTTGGCGCAGATGGAGCGCGCAGTTGATCGCTTCGAGGCACTGAACCCGAATGTCACGGTCGAAATCACGCCGTACACATTCGACGAAATGGTCCGTACGCTGCCGCTTGCGCTCAACGGAGGGACAGGCCCCGACGTCCTCTACGTTAATCCGCTGTCGCAGGGTCAGGACCGCTATGCGCAGGCAGGGCACCTTGTCGATCTGACCGAGATCGCAGAAGAACGCGGCTGGCTCGATCGCTTCCCCGAAGAAACTGTCGCTTATAACAATAAGGGTACACCGGGGCACATTTTCGGCATGCCGTATGCCACGAATACCATCGGTGTCTACTACAACAAAGAGATCTTCGCAGAGCTCGGGCTTGAGATTCCTACGACCTTGGAGGAGTTCGAGGCGCTCATGCAGACCGTGAAAGATGCCGGGTACGAACCCGTCTCGGTTGGAGGACGAACCGGATGGCCGCTTGAGCACGTTTGGTCGCAGCTATCGCATACCAACGCCCCACTCGAGCTTTTCGCCGGCCTTGAAAGTCTCAGCCTCGACGCCAGCTATACCGACCCGCGCATCGTGGAGTCTGCGGAACGGTTCGGCTCGTGGTGCAGTTCGGGGTTCTTCAATCAAGGCGCGCTCGCCACGAGCTATCAGGAAGCCAACGACCTGTTTATCAATCGCGAAGTCGTGATGAACATCGGCGGCAGTTGGGCCGCGGTCAACTTCGAGCAGGCAGATTTCGAGGTGGGATTCTTCCCAACGCCGCAGATGAACCCAGACCTGCCGTGGAATGGTGGTGGTCAAGCGCCGGCAAATAACCTTACGGTGACCGTATACGCCAATCATCCCGACTGGGCTATCGAGCTGATCGACTACTTGCTCAGCGAAGACAACATGCGGACATTCTTCTCCGAGGGTATGCTGGTCGTCTACCAGTTTGACGAGGTCCCCGAACCGCAGACACAGCTGCAGCGCGAAATGTACGAGGGTATGGCGATTCGCGGTCCAGGGTACTACATGGGGGTCGTCAACGCTGAAGTCGGCAGTGCGATCTTCGCCCAGTTGCAGGAACTGTGCGGCGGCACCGTCACTGCTCAGGAAGCGATGGAGAATATCCAGGCCGTTTACGACGAACAGGCACAGCTTGCCGCCGAGGAGGCAGGTTCCTAA
- a CDS encoding LacI family DNA-binding transcriptional regulator: MNQHEDAPRDLTIVDIAREAGVSVTTVSRILNGKPDVAQRTRNRVLDVIKRTGFTPHAQAQRLRAGSTRTIAVVFPLSEPHSMQNITQLELNFMLGAATAAGEENYFINLLSTPMTPETLLGLYKGNIVDGLVLMEISMQDWRVELLREHRLPFVMIGRTDDNTGLDYVDLDLDDAVENAFDYLVGLGHSNIGFLTYGAVPLNRGLGPAVRSMQGYENAVGKHNIPALYRHVGYAVQDAIEACEDLFAQEPGLTAAVTVLDTMAIGCMRALHDRGMAVPDDFSLVGITSENLAQMVVPALTSIDFSASGMGYTAVKMLIERLQDAESEPKQLLMSAQLIERDSTGSAPPRTDR; encoded by the coding sequence ATGAATCAGCACGAAGATGCGCCGCGTGATCTCACCATCGTCGATATTGCACGCGAGGCGGGAGTGTCCGTAACGACCGTATCTAGAATTCTCAATGGCAAGCCGGATGTCGCTCAACGCACGAGAAACCGCGTTCTGGACGTCATCAAGAGAACAGGGTTCACGCCGCACGCACAGGCGCAGCGGCTTCGCGCCGGCAGCACGCGCACGATTGCGGTCGTCTTTCCGCTCTCAGAGCCCCACTCGATGCAGAACATCACCCAACTTGAGCTGAACTTCATGCTTGGTGCCGCAACTGCCGCGGGCGAAGAGAACTACTTCATCAACCTGCTGAGCACGCCGATGACTCCTGAGACGCTGCTGGGTCTGTACAAGGGCAACATCGTCGATGGACTGGTGCTGATGGAGATCAGCATGCAGGACTGGCGTGTAGAACTACTTCGCGAGCATCGGCTTCCGTTCGTCATGATCGGACGCACGGACGACAACACAGGACTGGACTACGTCGATCTCGATCTGGACGATGCGGTGGAGAACGCGTTCGACTACTTGGTGGGCCTCGGCCATTCCAACATCGGCTTTCTCACTTACGGCGCCGTACCGCTTAACAGGGGCCTCGGCCCAGCGGTGCGCAGCATGCAAGGCTACGAGAACGCCGTTGGCAAGCACAACATTCCCGCGCTGTATCGCCATGTCGGTTATGCGGTCCAAGATGCCATCGAGGCTTGCGAGGACCTTTTTGCTCAGGAACCGGGCCTGACCGCTGCCGTAACCGTGCTCGATACGATGGCGATCGGGTGCATGCGTGCGCTGCACGACCGGGGCATGGCTGTGCCTGACGACTTCTCTCTCGTCGGCATTACATCGGAGAACTTGGCGCAAATGGTCGTTCCCGCCTTGACCTCGATCGACTTCTCCGCATCCGGCATGGGCTACACGGCGGTCAAGATGCTAATCGAACGGCTTCAGGACGCCGAATCGGAGCCGAAACAACTGCTGATGTCGGCACAGCTTATCGAGCGCGACAGCACCGGGAGTGCTCCGCCTCGAACCGATCGTTGA
- a CDS encoding sugar ABC transporter permease, with protein MERQAPNRPMQPHFVAYLFILPACVMYTLFYMYPMLELGRLSLLRWDGLGVQRYVGFNNYGQLLNDSIFWQALQHNIVWVIGAMIIPVTGGLMIAILLVRSKMKGKVLFRTLYFIPQVLSSVVVAIIWGWIYNPTYGAVSTVLTGIGLESILPATGILGSQDLALPALFIAWSWVHYGFTMVIFIAGLSNIDEVYFDAAKVDGATIWQQLRYVLLPFLRGPLTTAVLVTAISAFQVFDLVFVMTNGGPGRSTTVTTLYMINNAFFFQKVGYGATIAVVFSGILFTLSLLFLRLRNAFGDTA; from the coding sequence ATGGAACGTCAGGCACCCAACAGGCCCATGCAGCCCCACTTCGTTGCATATCTGTTCATTCTGCCTGCCTGCGTCATGTACACACTGTTCTACATGTATCCGATGCTCGAGTTGGGCAGGCTCAGCCTCCTGCGTTGGGATGGCTTGGGAGTCCAGCGGTACGTCGGATTCAACAATTACGGCCAGCTTCTGAACGACTCGATTTTTTGGCAAGCGCTCCAGCACAACATTGTTTGGGTGATCGGCGCAATGATCATCCCAGTTACCGGCGGGTTGATGATCGCCATCCTGCTGGTCCGGTCGAAAATGAAAGGCAAAGTCCTGTTTCGGACGCTGTATTTCATTCCACAGGTGCTTTCGTCCGTTGTGGTCGCGATTATCTGGGGCTGGATTTACAATCCGACGTACGGGGCTGTAAGCACTGTGTTGACCGGGATAGGGCTCGAGTCGATCCTTCCTGCGACGGGCATCCTCGGCAGCCAAGACCTCGCGTTGCCTGCCTTGTTCATCGCGTGGAGTTGGGTGCATTACGGCTTTACCATGGTCATTTTCATCGCCGGATTGTCGAATATCGATGAGGTGTACTTCGACGCCGCGAAAGTCGACGGCGCGACCATTTGGCAGCAGCTTCGCTACGTCCTGCTCCCGTTCCTGCGCGGTCCGCTTACGACAGCGGTGCTCGTCACCGCGATATCCGCGTTTCAGGTATTCGACCTCGTGTTCGTAATGACCAATGGCGGCCCCGGGCGATCGACCACCGTTACTACGCTCTATATGATCAATAACGCGTTCTTCTTCCAGAAGGTGGGCTACGGCGCAACGATTGCGGTCGTGTTCAGTGGAATCCTGTTCACGCTGTCGCTGCTGTTCCTGCGTCTGCGAAACGCGTTCGGAGACACGGCATGA
- a CDS encoding NAD(P)/FAD-dependent oxidoreductase, translated as MGAAVSAHPPVFDVVIIGAGVVGCAIARELSQYTLSVALIEAQNDVGKGTSKANTAILHTGFDTKPDSLESRLLRRGYRRLLEYAPSAGIPIERLGAILIAWDETQAAALDDLWQNANRNGVIDAEIVSADEIYRLEPNLGSGAIAGMKIPGESIICPFTPPLAFATEAVVNGVTLIREFEIAAIERQAPDFYALRSANDTVCARFIINAAGLHADTIDLMLGHETFHVTPRRGELIVFDKLSRPLVNHVLLPVPTAVSKGVLVSPTTLGNVLLGPTAQDIEDKHNTNTTADGIAALLEAGRRIMPALIDYEVTSSYTGLRAATEHRDYQITAYPDESYICVGGIRSTGLSASMGIAEYVVELLTEQCGLTLSKKPDYQRVRMPNIGEAFERPYQSTEAISRDPAYGQIICFCERVTLGEIRHAMSSPLPPRDLDGLRRRTRAQLGRCQGFHCSATVKSILDTTLERSAGEAQ; from the coding sequence ATTGGGGCAGCTGTGAGCGCACATCCACCCGTATTCGATGTCGTCATTATCGGCGCAGGAGTCGTTGGGTGTGCAATTGCGCGCGAACTCTCGCAGTACACGCTGTCGGTCGCGCTCATCGAGGCTCAAAACGATGTCGGAAAAGGGACGTCGAAAGCGAACACCGCCATCCTTCACACCGGATTCGACACCAAACCCGACTCGCTTGAGTCCCGACTGCTGCGACGAGGTTATCGGCGTTTGTTGGAGTATGCGCCATCCGCGGGCATACCCATCGAACGCTTAGGGGCGATACTCATCGCATGGGACGAGACGCAGGCGGCGGCACTCGACGACCTTTGGCAAAACGCGAACCGGAATGGCGTTATAGATGCCGAGATTGTTTCAGCCGATGAGATCTACCGTCTTGAACCGAACCTCGGCTCGGGAGCCATCGCCGGCATGAAGATCCCCGGCGAGTCCATCATCTGCCCGTTCACGCCTCCGCTCGCCTTCGCTACAGAGGCTGTGGTCAACGGCGTGACCCTCATTCGAGAGTTCGAAATCGCTGCAATTGAGAGACAAGCGCCTGATTTCTATGCACTGCGCTCAGCCAATGACACTGTCTGCGCACGGTTCATCATTAATGCTGCGGGACTGCACGCCGATACGATCGACCTCATGCTCGGTCATGAGACCTTTCACGTCACCCCACGGCGCGGTGAACTGATCGTATTCGACAAGCTGTCACGTCCACTGGTTAACCACGTCCTCCTGCCTGTACCTACGGCAGTGAGCAAAGGTGTACTCGTTAGCCCAACAACCCTCGGGAACGTCCTCCTCGGCCCAACCGCACAGGATATCGAGGACAAACACAACACGAATACGACGGCGGACGGAATTGCGGCACTCCTCGAAGCCGGCAGGCGCATCATGCCGGCGCTGATCGACTACGAAGTGACTTCCAGCTATACCGGACTTCGCGCGGCAACCGAACACCGGGATTACCAGATCACCGCGTACCCTGACGAGAGCTACATCTGTGTCGGCGGGATTCGGTCCACCGGCCTATCGGCGTCGATGGGCATTGCCGAATACGTTGTAGAGCTGCTTACCGAGCAGTGCGGCCTCACCCTCTCAAAGAAACCGGATTATCAGCGCGTCCGGATGCCGAACATCGGTGAGGCGTTCGAGCGACCGTATCAGTCCACCGAGGCGATTTCCCGTGACCCCGCCTACGGACAGATCATATGCTTCTGCGAACGTGTGACCTTGGGCGAGATTCGGCACGCGATGTCCAGCCCACTCCCACCAAGGGACCTCGATGGACTGCGTCGCCGCACACGCGCGCAGTTGGGGCGCTGTCAGGGCTTCCACTGCTCGGCCACGGTCAAGTCGATTCTCGACACCACGCTCGAACGATCGGCAGGTGAGGCACAATGA